In Carassius carassius chromosome 19, fCarCar2.1, whole genome shotgun sequence, a single genomic region encodes these proteins:
- the LOC132094977 gene encoding ATP-dependent (S)-NAD(P)H-hydrate dehydratase-like isoform X4: MNLLKRAAFIFSEQTLSLALVIERSFSLGMAAVDNVIPLVRNTIPPLTSKKHKGQDGRIGIIGGCQEYTGAPFFAAISALKVGADLSHVFCTKDAAPVIKSYSPELIVHPVLDSPNAVEEMEKWLPRLHSLVVGPGLGREEMLLKNAKEIIERSKLRGIPIIIDADGLWLVAKEPSVIQGYQRGILTPNFMEFTRLYEAMHHEPLDSTDHKRSAQQLSIVMGHLTLVLKGEEDIITDGKNMLSCSQEGSGRRCGGQGDLLSGSLGVFAHWAFSSPPDAIKGMNPSLVAAFGATSLTRQCNRQAFHKHSRSTSTSDMIQEISSAFKKLFES, translated from the exons ATGAATCTTCTCAAACGTGCTGCCTTCATCTTCTCTGAACAGACACTGAGTCTGGCGCTTG TCATAGAGCGCTCTTTCTCTCTGGGAATGGCAGCGGTGGACAATGTCATTCCTCTTGTAAGAAACACAATTCCTCCACTTACGTCCAAAAAACACAAGGGTCAGGACGGACGCATTGGAATCATTGGAGGATGTCAAGA GTACACAGGAGCACCTTTCTTTGCAGCTATCTCGGCTTTAAAAGTA GGAGCCGATCTGTCTCATGTGTTCTGCACCAAAGATGCAGCTCCAGTCATCAAGTCCTACAGTCCTGAACTCATCGTCCATCCAGTGCT AGACAGTCCCAATGCTGTGGAGGAGATGGAGAAATGGCTGCCCAGGCTTCACAGTCTGGTTGTGGGACCAGGTCTGGGGAGGGAGGAGATGCTTCTGAAGAATGCTAAG GAGATTATTGAGAGGTCAAAGCTCAGAGGAATTCCAATCATCATCGATGCT GATGGGCTTTGGTTAGTCGCAAAAGAACCCTCAGTCATTCAAGGATATCAGAGAGGAATCCTCACACCCAACTTTATGGAGTTTACCCGTCTGTACGAGGCCATG CATCATGAACCTCTGGACAGCACGGACCACAAGAGAAGTGCTCAGCAGCTCAGCATCGTCATGGGCCACCTTACCTTGGTTTTGAAGGGGGAGGAGGACATTATTACTGACGGAAAGAACA TGCTGAGCTGTAGTCAAGAGGGCAGTGGACGGCGCTGTGGAGGACAGGGAGATCTGCTCTCCGGTTCATTAGGAGTCTTCGCCCACTGGGCGTTCAGCTCACCTCCAGATGCAATTAAAGG CATGAATCCCTCGCTGGTGGCTGCATTCGGTGCTACGTCTCTGACAAGGCAGTGTAATCGCCAGGCCTTCCACAAACACAGCAGATCCACCAGCACCTCTGACATGATCCAGGAGATAAGCAGCGCTTTCAAGAAGCTGTTTGAAAGCTAA
- the LOC132094673 gene encoding ras-related protein Rab-20-like, producing the protein MSQASRTKKPDVKIVILGDMNVGKTSLLHRYTERRFKDTISTVGGAFFLKQWGPYNISIWDTAGREQFHGLGSMYCRGAAAVILTYDVTNWQSLVELENRFLSLTDTANTDCIFAIVGNKADLTDTHAQEPDTESAQGDEPQPVVTCPTPPATPLQHKQVSREDAMALYGRVLRYKGLEEKACLPAEKMCFETSAKTGYNVDALFETLFELVLPSILKKRSEGESATVDLEMPMEAKRTKAGCCA; encoded by the exons ATGTCTCAGGCCTCAAGGACCAAGAAACCCGACGTGAAAATCGTCATTCTGGGGGACATGAACGTGGGGAAGACTTCTCTCCTCCACAGATACACGGAGAGGAGGTTTAAGGACACTATCAGCACAGTCGGAGGGGCGTTCTTCCTTAAACAGTGGGGACCCTACAACATTTCCATATGGGACACTGCAG GTCGAGAGCAGTTTCATGGCCTGGGCTCCATGTACTGCCGTGGCGCAGCTGCAGTTATCCTCACCTATGACGTTACCAACTGGCAAAGCCTGGTTGAGCTGGAAAACCGCTTCCTGTCCCTGACCGACACTGCCAACACTGACTGCATATTTGCCATTGTGGGTAACAAAGCAGACCTTACCGACACTCACGCTCAAGAACCAGACACAGAGAGCGCGCAAGGAGACGAACCCCAGCCTGTAGTCACATGTCCAACTCCTCCCGCCACTCCGCTTCAGCACAAACAGGTCAGCAGAGAGGACGCCATGGCCCTGTACGGCCGCGTGCTTCGCTACAAAGGCCTGGAGGAGAAGGCTTGTCTGCCCGCTGAGAAGATGTGCTTTGAGACAAGCGCTAAAACGGGTTACAATGTGGACGCTTTGTTTGAAACCCTCTTTGAACTGGTTCTGCCCTCCATCCTGAAGAAAAGGAGCGAGGGAGAGAGCGCCACTGTGGACCTGGAGATGCCAATGGAAGCAAAAAGGACTAAAGCAGGATGTTGTGCCTAG
- the LOC132094977 gene encoding ATP-dependent (S)-NAD(P)H-hydrate dehydratase-like isoform X3 yields the protein MNLLKRAAFIFSEQTLSLALGSFPTKQSSLTKTNPPASSSSRPRRSKKRFANMSLEKLMEKFLEQSMEAEDNFYRLEQQRLQAEDKRREEEHSRELQMLQMLGQIFNGIRTPSTAPQATPQPSCIPQTNPTVPLTRPTFGNRNHPPALTEFASRSQPAGPGLLMEESDAQFIERSFSLGMAAVDNVIPLVRNTIPPLTSKKHKGQDGRIGIIGGCQEYTGAPFFAAISALKVGADLSHVFCTKDAAPVIKSYSPELIVHPVLDSPNAVEEMEKWLPRLHSLVVGPGLGREEMLLKNAKEIIERSKLRGIPIIIDADGLWLVAKEPSVIQGYQRGILTPNFMEFTRLYEAMHHEPLDSTDHKRSAQQLSIVMGHLTLVLKGEEDIITDGKNMLSCSQEGSGRRCGGQGDLLSGSLGVFAHWAFSSPPDAIKGMNPSLVAAFGATSLTRQCNRQAFHKHSRSTSTSDMIQEISSAFKKLFES from the exons ATGAATCTTCTCAAACGTGCTGCCTTCATCTTCTCTGAACAGACACTGAGTCTGGCGCTTG GTTCATTTCCAACCAAACAGAGCAGCCTGACCAAGACCAATCCGCCGGCGAGCTCGTCCAGCAGGCCACGGAGAAGCAAGAAGCGCTTCGCGAACATGTCGCTGGAGAAGCTGATGGAGAAGTTCCTGGAGCAGAGCATGGAAGCAGAAGACAACTTCTACAGACTCGAGCAGCAGCGTCTTCAGGCTGAGGATAAGCGCAGAGAGGAGGAGCATTCCAGAGAGCTGCAGATGCTACAGATGTTGGGCCAGATTTTTAATGGCATTCGCACACCCTCTACTGCACCGCAGGCCACTCCGCAGCCTTCATGTATCCCCCAGACTAACCCCACCGTACCCCTCACGCGCCCCACTTTTGGGAATCGTAACCATCCTCCTGCCTTGACCGAGTTTGCCAGCCGCAGCCAGCCAGCCGGCCCAGGTCTGCTCATGGAAGAGAGTGACGCTCAAT TCATAGAGCGCTCTTTCTCTCTGGGAATGGCAGCGGTGGACAATGTCATTCCTCTTGTAAGAAACACAATTCCTCCACTTACGTCCAAAAAACACAAGGGTCAGGACGGACGCATTGGAATCATTGGAGGATGTCAAGA GTACACAGGAGCACCTTTCTTTGCAGCTATCTCGGCTTTAAAAGTA GGAGCCGATCTGTCTCATGTGTTCTGCACCAAAGATGCAGCTCCAGTCATCAAGTCCTACAGTCCTGAACTCATCGTCCATCCAGTGCT AGACAGTCCCAATGCTGTGGAGGAGATGGAGAAATGGCTGCCCAGGCTTCACAGTCTGGTTGTGGGACCAGGTCTGGGGAGGGAGGAGATGCTTCTGAAGAATGCTAAG GAGATTATTGAGAGGTCAAAGCTCAGAGGAATTCCAATCATCATCGATGCT GATGGGCTTTGGTTAGTCGCAAAAGAACCCTCAGTCATTCAAGGATATCAGAGAGGAATCCTCACACCCAACTTTATGGAGTTTACCCGTCTGTACGAGGCCATG CATCATGAACCTCTGGACAGCACGGACCACAAGAGAAGTGCTCAGCAGCTCAGCATCGTCATGGGCCACCTTACCTTGGTTTTGAAGGGGGAGGAGGACATTATTACTGACGGAAAGAACA TGCTGAGCTGTAGTCAAGAGGGCAGTGGACGGCGCTGTGGAGGACAGGGAGATCTGCTCTCCGGTTCATTAGGAGTCTTCGCCCACTGGGCGTTCAGCTCACCTCCAGATGCAATTAAAGG CATGAATCCCTCGCTGGTGGCTGCATTCGGTGCTACGTCTCTGACAAGGCAGTGTAATCGCCAGGCCTTCCACAAACACAGCAGATCCACCAGCACCTCTGACATGATCCAGGAGATAAGCAGCGCTTTCAAGAAGCTGTTTGAAAGCTAA
- the LOC132094977 gene encoding ATP-dependent (S)-NAD(P)H-hydrate dehydratase-like isoform X2: MLVNATRGFLWSDMETRALLNIWGEHDVQTALDGNFRNSHVYRDVANRLCELGFDRTPDQCRIRVKSLKRQYFQAKEGSRKNGQYHKMCKFYDEMERILSNRSLLERQDIDSVAVGGDETMDEDAESTELLQEAHMDGSGECSFMEHPVKTEYPSCPIPVTVGGMSSFPTKQSSLTKTNPPASSSSRPRRSKKRFANMSLEKLMEKFLEQSMEAEDNFYRLEQQRLQAEDKRREEEHSRELQMLQMLGQIFNGIRTPSTAPQATPQPSCIPQTNPTVPLTRPTFGNRNHPPALTEFASRSQPAGPVIERSFSLGMAAVDNVIPLVRNTIPPLTSKKHKGQDGRIGIIGGCQEYTGAPFFAAISALKVGADLSHVFCTKDAAPVIKSYSPELIVHPVLDSPNAVEEMEKWLPRLHSLVVGPGLGREEMLLKNAKEIIERSKLRGIPIIIDADGLWLVAKEPSVIQGYQRGILTPNFMEFTRLYEAMHHEPLDSTDHKRSAQQLSIVMGHLTLVLKGEEDIITDGKNMLSCSQEGSGRRCGGQGDLLSGSLGVFAHWAFSSPPDAIKGMNPSLVAAFGATSLTRQCNRQAFHKHSRSTSTSDMIQEISSAFKKLFES, translated from the exons ATGTTAGTGAACGCAACGCGCGGTTTCCTGTGGTCGGACATGGAGACCCGAGCGCTGTTGAATATCTGGGGCGAGCACGACGTGCAGACGGCGCTGGACGGGAACTTTAGGAACAGCCACGTTTACCGAGACGTCGCGAACCGTTTGTGCGAACTGGGCTTCGATAGGACACCAGACCAATGCAGAATACGGGTTAAGAGCTTAAAGAGGCAGTATTTCCAAGCGAAGGAGGGATCCAGGAAAAATGGGCAGTACCACAAGATGTGCAAGTTCTACGACGAGATGGAGAGGATACTGAGCAACAGATCCTTATTAGAGAGGCAGGATATCGATAGTGTTGCGGTTGGGGGAGATGAAACGATGGATGAAGATGCTGAGAGTACTGAACTCTTGCAGGAGGCTCACATGGATGGCAGTGGTGAATGCTCCTTTATGGAGCACCCGGTCAAAACTGAGTACCCATCCTGCCCCATTCCAGTGACAGTGGGAGGCATGA GTTCATTTCCAACCAAACAGAGCAGCCTGACCAAGACCAATCCGCCGGCGAGCTCGTCCAGCAGGCCACGGAGAAGCAAGAAGCGCTTCGCGAACATGTCGCTGGAGAAGCTGATGGAGAAGTTCCTGGAGCAGAGCATGGAAGCAGAAGACAACTTCTACAGACTCGAGCAGCAGCGTCTTCAGGCTGAGGATAAGCGCAGAGAGGAGGAGCATTCCAGAGAGCTGCAGATGCTACAGATGTTGGGCCAGATTTTTAATGGCATTCGCACACCCTCTACTGCACCGCAGGCCACTCCGCAGCCTTCATGTATCCCCCAGACTAACCCCACCGTACCCCTCACGCGCCCCACTTTTGGGAATCGTAACCATCCTCCTGCCTTGACCGAGTTTGCCAGCCGCAGCCAGCCAGCCGGCCCAG TCATAGAGCGCTCTTTCTCTCTGGGAATGGCAGCGGTGGACAATGTCATTCCTCTTGTAAGAAACACAATTCCTCCACTTACGTCCAAAAAACACAAGGGTCAGGACGGACGCATTGGAATCATTGGAGGATGTCAAGA GTACACAGGAGCACCTTTCTTTGCAGCTATCTCGGCTTTAAAAGTA GGAGCCGATCTGTCTCATGTGTTCTGCACCAAAGATGCAGCTCCAGTCATCAAGTCCTACAGTCCTGAACTCATCGTCCATCCAGTGCT AGACAGTCCCAATGCTGTGGAGGAGATGGAGAAATGGCTGCCCAGGCTTCACAGTCTGGTTGTGGGACCAGGTCTGGGGAGGGAGGAGATGCTTCTGAAGAATGCTAAG GAGATTATTGAGAGGTCAAAGCTCAGAGGAATTCCAATCATCATCGATGCT GATGGGCTTTGGTTAGTCGCAAAAGAACCCTCAGTCATTCAAGGATATCAGAGAGGAATCCTCACACCCAACTTTATGGAGTTTACCCGTCTGTACGAGGCCATG CATCATGAACCTCTGGACAGCACGGACCACAAGAGAAGTGCTCAGCAGCTCAGCATCGTCATGGGCCACCTTACCTTGGTTTTGAAGGGGGAGGAGGACATTATTACTGACGGAAAGAACA TGCTGAGCTGTAGTCAAGAGGGCAGTGGACGGCGCTGTGGAGGACAGGGAGATCTGCTCTCCGGTTCATTAGGAGTCTTCGCCCACTGGGCGTTCAGCTCACCTCCAGATGCAATTAAAGG CATGAATCCCTCGCTGGTGGCTGCATTCGGTGCTACGTCTCTGACAAGGCAGTGTAATCGCCAGGCCTTCCACAAACACAGCAGATCCACCAGCACCTCTGACATGATCCAGGAGATAAGCAGCGCTTTCAAGAAGCTGTTTGAAAGCTAA
- the LOC132094977 gene encoding uncharacterized protein LOC132094977 isoform X1 gives MLVNATRGFLWSDMETRALLNIWGEHDVQTALDGNFRNSHVYRDVANRLCELGFDRTPDQCRIRVKSLKRQYFQAKEGSRKNGQYHKMCKFYDEMERILSNRSLLERQDIDSVAVGGDETMDEDAESTELLQEAHMDGSGECSFMEHPVKTEYPSCPIPVTVGGMSSFPTKQSSLTKTNPPASSSSRPRRSKKRFANMSLEKLMEKFLEQSMEAEDNFYRLEQQRLQAEDKRREEEHSRELQMLQMLGQIFNGIRTPSTAPQATPQPSCIPQTNPTVPLTRPTFGNRNHPPALTEFASRSQPAGPGLLMEESDAQFIERSFSLGMAAVDNVIPLVRNTIPPLTSKKHKGQDGRIGIIGGCQEYTGAPFFAAISALKVGADLSHVFCTKDAAPVIKSYSPELIVHPVLDSPNAVEEMEKWLPRLHSLVVGPGLGREEMLLKNAKEIIERSKLRGIPIIIDADGLWLVAKEPSVIQGYQRGILTPNFMEFTRLYEAMHHEPLDSTDHKRSAQQLSIVMGHLTLVLKGEEDIITDGKNMLSCSQEGSGRRCGGQGDLLSGSLGVFAHWAFSSPPDAIKGMNPSLVAAFGATSLTRQCNRQAFHKHSRSTSTSDMIQEISSAFKKLFES, from the exons ATGTTAGTGAACGCAACGCGCGGTTTCCTGTGGTCGGACATGGAGACCCGAGCGCTGTTGAATATCTGGGGCGAGCACGACGTGCAGACGGCGCTGGACGGGAACTTTAGGAACAGCCACGTTTACCGAGACGTCGCGAACCGTTTGTGCGAACTGGGCTTCGATAGGACACCAGACCAATGCAGAATACGGGTTAAGAGCTTAAAGAGGCAGTATTTCCAAGCGAAGGAGGGATCCAGGAAAAATGGGCAGTACCACAAGATGTGCAAGTTCTACGACGAGATGGAGAGGATACTGAGCAACAGATCCTTATTAGAGAGGCAGGATATCGATAGTGTTGCGGTTGGGGGAGATGAAACGATGGATGAAGATGCTGAGAGTACTGAACTCTTGCAGGAGGCTCACATGGATGGCAGTGGTGAATGCTCCTTTATGGAGCACCCGGTCAAAACTGAGTACCCATCCTGCCCCATTCCAGTGACAGTGGGAGGCATGA GTTCATTTCCAACCAAACAGAGCAGCCTGACCAAGACCAATCCGCCGGCGAGCTCGTCCAGCAGGCCACGGAGAAGCAAGAAGCGCTTCGCGAACATGTCGCTGGAGAAGCTGATGGAGAAGTTCCTGGAGCAGAGCATGGAAGCAGAAGACAACTTCTACAGACTCGAGCAGCAGCGTCTTCAGGCTGAGGATAAGCGCAGAGAGGAGGAGCATTCCAGAGAGCTGCAGATGCTACAGATGTTGGGCCAGATTTTTAATGGCATTCGCACACCCTCTACTGCACCGCAGGCCACTCCGCAGCCTTCATGTATCCCCCAGACTAACCCCACCGTACCCCTCACGCGCCCCACTTTTGGGAATCGTAACCATCCTCCTGCCTTGACCGAGTTTGCCAGCCGCAGCCAGCCAGCCGGCCCAGGTCTGCTCATGGAAGAGAGTGACGCTCAAT TCATAGAGCGCTCTTTCTCTCTGGGAATGGCAGCGGTGGACAATGTCATTCCTCTTGTAAGAAACACAATTCCTCCACTTACGTCCAAAAAACACAAGGGTCAGGACGGACGCATTGGAATCATTGGAGGATGTCAAGA GTACACAGGAGCACCTTTCTTTGCAGCTATCTCGGCTTTAAAAGTA GGAGCCGATCTGTCTCATGTGTTCTGCACCAAAGATGCAGCTCCAGTCATCAAGTCCTACAGTCCTGAACTCATCGTCCATCCAGTGCT AGACAGTCCCAATGCTGTGGAGGAGATGGAGAAATGGCTGCCCAGGCTTCACAGTCTGGTTGTGGGACCAGGTCTGGGGAGGGAGGAGATGCTTCTGAAGAATGCTAAG GAGATTATTGAGAGGTCAAAGCTCAGAGGAATTCCAATCATCATCGATGCT GATGGGCTTTGGTTAGTCGCAAAAGAACCCTCAGTCATTCAAGGATATCAGAGAGGAATCCTCACACCCAACTTTATGGAGTTTACCCGTCTGTACGAGGCCATG CATCATGAACCTCTGGACAGCACGGACCACAAGAGAAGTGCTCAGCAGCTCAGCATCGTCATGGGCCACCTTACCTTGGTTTTGAAGGGGGAGGAGGACATTATTACTGACGGAAAGAACA TGCTGAGCTGTAGTCAAGAGGGCAGTGGACGGCGCTGTGGAGGACAGGGAGATCTGCTCTCCGGTTCATTAGGAGTCTTCGCCCACTGGGCGTTCAGCTCACCTCCAGATGCAATTAAAGG CATGAATCCCTCGCTGGTGGCTGCATTCGGTGCTACGTCTCTGACAAGGCAGTGTAATCGCCAGGCCTTCCACAAACACAGCAGATCCACCAGCACCTCTGACATGATCCAGGAGATAAGCAGCGCTTTCAAGAAGCTGTTTGAAAGCTAA